In Solanum lycopersicum chromosome 3, SLM_r2.1, the genomic stretch ttttttgtgaagtttggaggtcaaacgatcAAGAACGTCAAAGGCGTTCAAAAGATACGCCTTGAGTCGACCTTGTATGTTTAGGCAAgtttcgtcaagttttacgtgttaatttttgatataattcatgtgagagattttaaaattatagaataTCGTATTTGGGTTTGAAAAATCCggaaattatccccaaggaccacaaAAAGGTCcatgaggaaggacccaaaaccgTTACCATGGAAGACCCCAAATGACAGTGCAGTCAACGGCTCGTAGGCCTGTTGACGCCCCTTGAAAGGATGTCATCTATTGGGACTTAACCATGGGAGTAAAAAGATCTTGGAAAGCCACTGTAGCCAATGACGGAGGGCTGTGACGCCCCGTCGTGGTTGTGACGCCATGTCAAGGGCAGGCTTCGCACACAACAGCCTTTTTGCGCAGGCTGCTGACAAGTAAGGGGGTGAAATGGTGATGAATTCACCCCACTTCTAAATTATGTCATGGACGGTATATTAAGaatattttggatattttaattaagtatataaaggTTAATCACATGgaagacttcattcttcaaaatcataaatccaaaacacttagaaaatatcccaaaacctccattgaagtccaacttGAAGAGGCAGCTCGGTGAAGgttttttttgtagtaattcTTCTTCAAAGTGAAGAAATATCATCCTTGAGATATTACTTTTGATCCTTCAAACTCATTTCATCAAGGAGTCAAACTctcaacatgtttttcaaagttttctaaagtgaattctccaatttcatgattcaaaCATGTGTTCTTCCGTAACCGATTTCTAAAcattaaattatgatataatttatattgtatttatgattttaagctaaattacctatgagcccatgaattttgataaaccctagttttcaacTATAATATGTGTTACTTGATACCAAGCTAATAttaatgaattcttatgtagtttcttatgggctttctaattataaataattatattcagtTGTTATCTAATTCATcctatatttttaaatgtaGATTTAATTAATGGAGATTTTATTGGATTTTATGATTATTGCTTGAATTGTTTGTTATTGCCTTGGATTAGGGTCTTGTGATGTTCAATTGGGCGATTTAGCATTGAATTTAAATGTGAATAAGGGAATTAAGGTATGCtttcttgatttctttaatttgatattagttATACTTCgattctattgtgattggtatggtccacttatggtggcggtattatgtgttttacttgcaactGTTGTGGCCTTGTGGCGTTACCTTATGCAATATTATGAGCATTGTCTTATTGGCAACTACTCGAGTTATGTGtctatttgtgtagtttgatAATGTTAAGCATGACATTATCTATCTAAGTGTGAAGTTATATAGTCATATATGCAGTTCTTCTAGTTATGTTCCCAtaagtgatcatgttagactatgactttgacattaTGAGTAAAGTGTTAGGGttaagtcttggttattcctaatttattttatgagtctatgtggagtatattaatgattttatgatgatatatatgatTACTCGAAGATGTAAGGTTGTTTTAGATGTGTTTCTATAATGACTTGTACTATGTGGAGTTCATAgatcttgtccaagaccattatttgaatgtcctttatgtgatgtatgagtcttaattaaataattactaatGTTAAAGAGCatgtaaataaatgagtacctaatctaaagtgacttaaggattccttagctaaTGTTTGGAAAGGGCATAAGAGATGATCTCTTCTTATATTATCTTTGGAAGTAttgaggatgactctagttagggaagtttgtTAATTTTGTGGAAATGATTTAAGaattaggtagtcttaaggactatTTATGTAATCTCGAAGAGGTCACTATTGACgctatcttcttgatttacttaagtaggtcttttgataggaTTTTGAATTAGAATGTCATATCACCTATATGCTGATGTATTATGTGagcatgattctatcttagggagtctatatgatctcttaagtgtgtgtctAAGAaattgtatgggtggtcgcttcaAAACTCACTCAtgtgagacttagagttcaaCTTTTGTAGAACGATCTtgccttgatgtttatgatttttttaaaagtatgtaTGTGCCTCATTATATGTAATCTTAAGGGTCGCTTAGGCACATCatgagagggtgtatgggcggtctctctttgtgtgatttaagtgaatcttaggatgacTTTATGTGAGGCATTACATATTAGAAGTATCTTATgtgttttaaattaattaatgatgttattatgattaaaatataatttttaaatgaaaagatgcatatttccaataaagtccattttcatgatttttatgcataagtAATACTTAGTAAATGTGGTTTTACTAACTCCATacttctatatatataattctttatAGGTGAGTAGCTGTGAGAAGTGAATACTTGGACATAGAAGATCGTTCaacaaaagttgaagtatgtcctcacttgtgtcgagggcatatatgtcatTCATGCTTTCATTCAAATTATcataatagactaagtatttctatattcgtattttgaagtatggcccgtgtcccaagtattcttgtgtctttagattatgagattgagacttagtatttctattacttttatatgaaagagatttcgaagactatattatgttttgttaaaagttaaaattcccCAATACTttttttcactatgtatatgcaatgaatgatatgaaggAGGCTGATCTAAGAACTCTGAGAGTTCAATGACGCAggttacaatccaagattgtacCTTATATTCTAGGGTATGGTCTTGCGTGGTGAAAAAGCTTGGCATCAGATCATAGGATGGTGAAAGTAGTATTAGGAATCAAGAAGTCTtatcaagtcacgtctagtagagtcttgaccatttGTGTAAATCGCGAAACATGtatgggcgagaggctataggactatagagtttcccttcttttataCTCTTACATCGTGCGGTAGAgtaaattttatgattatacTTCTTATGAGTTTCCTTGTGTTTTCTAGGagatgaatactagaaggatggCCGCTAGAAGGTTTGTATAGGAGAGGGTGAATGAGGAGGTTCCCCCTAAACTTGAGCAAGTTAaacaagttcctcaaggtgggCAAGGAGTTCATGGTGCTCAAGATGCAAAAGTGCCTTCCCAAGGTGATCCTATTCCAAATGTGGAAGTAGGTATTAAGGTTCCGGAGATGTCTAATagggagattagagaggctttgaTTGATATAGACCGATCCGTGACTATGCAAGCTAATTTGAATATGATGCCTAGGgttgtggagagcactatgactTCTAGGTTGAGATATTTTGTGAgtatgaatcctcctatatttcttGGCTTTAAGGTAaatgaggatccccaagagtttcttgatggaGTGTACAATGTTTTGAGTTCTATGAGGATTTTTCTAGAGATAAGGCAGAGTTTGTTTCGTACAAATTTAGAGATGTTTCTCGAATTTCGTACACTTAATGGAATGATAATAGGCCGGAAGGATCGGGTCCTATTGaatgggaagaatttaaggaagcttTTCTTGGTATGTACTTTCCCCGAGAGAGGAGGGAAATTTAGGTGGAGGAGTTTGTCGATCTCaagcaaggcaatatgagtgttgtggagtactctttgaaattctcaactttgtGTTTTGTATTCCTCTTCTCTTGTGTCCAATTCAAAGattaaatgagtcattttgtgataGGTTTAGCCGACTTAGTGGTTGACGAATGTCGTATCGCTATGttgcatgatgatatgaccctagctagactaatggtgtatgcacaatcaattGAAAAGTCTAAGCTTAGAAGGATGGCTACAAGTTCTAAAAGGAGTGGTGCTAGTGATCAAGAGCAAAGTAGGTTTAGGAAGAAGGTTCAATCTCAAGGAGAATCTAGGAGTGCTAAGTTCAAGgttgagaaaggaggtggttccaAGGATGGCAATACTACTTGTTCAAATTGTTGCAAGAAACATTATGGAGAGTGTCTATTGTGTACAAGGagttgctttggttgtggtaaggatGGGCACAACGTGAGAGACTGTCCTATGATTGCTTCTAGAGGTAGACAGGGTAAACAAGTTGCTCCTAGTAGTCCAAAGGAAGATGCTTTGAAAACAAagcgtttctatgcactccgttCTAGAGTGGAGAAGTCGGATTAGAAGGACAGcgatgatgatgttggtaagttctctttcttttgttaagatatgagttccttctaagtgggggagtatggtttgTGGATAGGATAGAAGTCCTTGAAATTGTTGCTTGtgcatgatgtttaggagtttggtggaaattgaatttcattaacttctgatattttgtattttatgaagtCATGATTATGTTGGaagatgtgtttatatgatgttacatAACAAACTAGCATGTTTAGATCATGAATTGCTTAAAATGTGGATTTTTGAAAACTTTCTTTAAAAGTCACTATTTCCTAAAAGACTGCATACTgccatttttttaagaaaatgactaATTGATTTGTTTGCCTAAAAATATGGTTATGTTGTTTGAACTAATGTATATGAGTAGGGTATTAAGTATGAAATGAGCTTTaactatttggaatgaagcatgtgagttttgtagcataataaattatagaattgttttctagtttcttattgtgttgtgaATATCTTtactatgtgaaattgatgttttcttgtgattatgTGTTGTATGGAATGTTTACTATCTGCTATTTGAGTCTCTAATATAGGAAGTGTTCCGAGaatggcaagtgtcattcgaggacgaatattgtccaagtgggggagattgtaagaccctCAAAATTACTTAGGTTAACTAAAGCATAACATGTTGGTATTGATGGTCAAAAGTCCTAAATATGTGCAGTATCTAAAATATTAGGTGTGttagaagtcaaacgtcaagggacgacttaGACATCTGACGACTAAGTCACTTAAATGCCTGaaatgtggttctatgtgtgaATGTGTGTTTCATGGTGTTTTAAGTATCTTTATAAAGTTAATATAGCATTAATAAGCAGTGGTTAatgtttcgtgaagtttggaggttaaatgaccaagaacgtccaaggcatTCGAAAGATACGCCTTCAGTCAACCTTGTACGTCTAGGCTAGTTTCATCAATTTTTACGTGTtagtttttgatgaaattcatgtgggagatgttaaacttatataataTAGGATTTGGGTTGAAAAAGTCTGGGCAAGGAccaccaaagggtccttgaaaAAGGACGCAAAGTTGTTGGCATGGTAGTCCTTGGCAGACCCCAAACGACGGAGCAGTCGATGGCTTGTAGGCCTGTTAACGCCCCGTCAAAGGGTGTcatcaataataacataatcgTGGGAGGGAAAATATCTTGTCCATACACTTTAGCAAACGAGTGAGGGCTCTGACGCCTCATTGTGGCTGTGACGCTCGTCAAGGGCAGGCGTCACACGCTACTGCCTTCCTGCGCAGGCTGCTTCCAAGttaggggtgaattggtaaattcaccccgcTAATAAATTAAGTCATGTATAGTTTTTttaggatattttttttattttaattaagtatataaatgTTAATCACATGGAAGacctcattcttcaaaatcataaacccaaaacacttagaaaatatccaaaaacctccattgaagtccaacttAAAGAGGCAGATTGGTGAGGAGCTTTTGTGTTGAAATTCTTcctcaaagtgaagaattatcatccttgaggtatggatttttatcctttaaactCATTTCATTAAGGATCCCAACTCTCaatatgtttttcaaagttttgtaAAGTGAATTgcgatataccgtggtttcacggtataattaatattttacttaagtttagagtgtccgaaagtctttttgtgataatttttatataagtttccctttgttttgtaggaaatctctccaaagctgaatgcggagattttgagcgaagaaatgcagaagagaccacctacggagcttgtgacggtccgtcgtgcttgtgacggtccgtaggtggcagcgtagtgcagctgctgaaggaagatgggaaagtctgaccaagtaTGGGTTTATGAAGCTTGTGAGGGTCCGTCGTGTTTATGACGGTCTGttctgcaggttcgtcatgaagttcagagaagcgatcccagtacccacattccaagagttgaagtgtttttgaacgaagaccctcgacggaccgttgtgcctatgacggtccttcatacttgccgtcgaaagggaatgaagagagcagcagaagaaattgcacatgtatgggacgacggagtccatgacggtccattgtgaccacgacggtccgttgcgaggtccgtcgacccagccgcattttggcagatttccagcaattagaatccttgtttaattagtcttttgtttttttatatatatttcgaaaaacctcatttttgaggttagaaaCCAGATTGTAAGACTCTGTATTGTTAGATtctatgagattagacatcagatttttagactttgtgtattagtgttggattttgagattcttgcaagtgatttttttgatattaatcaagcaaacttttgaattttactctttctcattgaagtaagttcatgaattcgtatttaatatatttgaatattgtgtttatggctatgagtaactaaattccataactagggttgtgggaaccataggaaaatattgagataaaccctaaactaaaataacaattctagaatagtgtcttgcatgtattaataattctttcgtttagaagtctttttaacggaatacaaacgttagaactcaccttaatgctactttccggaccaaggaggtagataataggaaacgaattattaacatagatttagtgtattctatctaataggctagtattgattggtacgaggtaataacttagtcaaatatcaaatatgatgcttaatatgaggtaaggataagggttaggaccaaggatttagaaagacataaattatcactttgcatgcaagatactaggaaaaaattctaatagttcgagttatcaagttatgaacctgtgcggaacacataaaccctagttacttttattaattgattaaaatccaactgttaaagctgttaagtgtctcattcaagtttgttttttatttccactgatttagaaatagaaaccctctttatatgtttttactttccaaggacgTCATTAacaaaacaatagtaataatatgttGTAGTTAAGTCTAGACTTTTTTTCCTCGTAggaacaatcccaacctcactagttgggttatttacttggcacgaccgctttacttcttattcgaGAAGTAAGTTTCAGTGTATCAAATTGTCCAATTtgatgattctaccatgggttctttcatgaatgatttctaaatattgaattatgatataattgatattttattgatgatttcaatataaattacctatgaacccctGAATTTTTttgaaccctagttttcgactataatgtgggttacttgatattaagctaATAATGATGAATTGGTGTGTAGTTTCTTATGGGAtttctaatgatataagaataacattttaTTGTTACCTAATTGAtcctatattttaaaatatagattGAAATAATGAAGATTTCATTGGATTTTATGATTGTTGCTTGAATTGTTTGTTATGGCCTTGGGTTAGGGCCTTGTGATGTTGAATTAGTTGATTTATCATTTAATTGAAGAGTGAATAAGGGAATGAAGCTATTATgcatgtatttatttaattttatattaattatactttGATTCAATagtgatttgtatggtccacttatgttggcggtgttatgtgttttacttgcaattggtCTGGCCCTATCGGCGTTACTTTACGCAACATTATGAGCATGGCCTTATTAGCAACTACTTTAATGTATGTGGATATTTGTGTTTTTAATTATGTGAATCATGACATTATCTATTGATGTGTAAATTTATATAGTCATATATGTATTTCTTCTAGTTAGTTTCCTTAAGTGATcctgttagactatgactttgacattaTAAGTATAGTATTAGGGTAAAGTCTTGGTTAATCCTTATTGACTTTATGACCCTATGTGGagtatattaatgattttatgatgatatatatgattacttgaagatgttaggttGTTTTAGAGATTCTTCTAGAATGACTTGTATTATgtgttaaaagtgaagtatatgatatcttgcttgatgtatatatgattatcaATATGTGATCTCTTGATTTAGAGTGTTATAGATCTTAGTCTAGAACGTATGAATGTCATGTGACTTTATATAATGTTATGAGAGTCTCTTATGTACAAACCGTGACTTAAGGGTAAGTTTAAGAATGATTGAAGTGTAAGCCGTAAtagtatccttcaaagtaaaggaatgattgACTTAAGGTCTGTTGGCTTGaatgacatcatattaatccttaggaaagtcatcatgag encodes the following:
- the LOC104646125 gene encoding uncharacterized protein, with the protein product MSHFVIGLADLVVDECRIAMLHDDMTLARLMVYAQSIEKSKLRRMATSSKRSGASDQEQSRFRKKVQSQGESRSAKFKVEKGGGSKDGNTTCSNCCKKHYGECLLCTRSCFGCGKDGHNVRDCPMIASRGRQGKQVAPSSPKEDALKTKRFYALRSRVEKSD